One window of Canis lupus baileyi chromosome 21, mCanLup2.hap1, whole genome shotgun sequence genomic DNA carries:
- the LOC140612806 gene encoding glycine N-phenylacetyltransferase-like — protein MFHLQGSQVLQMLEKSLRKSLPESLKVYGTIFHMNQGNPFKLKALVDKWPDFTTVVTRPQEEEMADDFDHYTNTYQIYSKNPQNCQEFLGASSVINWKQHLQIQSTQSSLNEVIQNLAAANLVKVNQQQGIVYTMPERARKLLPSLLEAKNLPLESGRAKTINQEMFKLSSLDVTHAALVNKFWYFGGNERSQRFIERCIQTFPTFCLLGPEGTLVSWSLMDQTGEIRMGGTVPEHRARGLVSYLMDIHIRALDKLDYPTYYHTFTSNKPVQKMSHSLGHICMPCDWNQWHCVPL, from the exons ATGTTCCACTTACAAGGCTCACAAGTGCTGCAGATGCTAGAGAAATCCTTAAGGAAGAGCCTGCCAGAGTCCTTAAAG GTTTATGGGACCATCTTCCACATGAACCAGGGAAACCCATTCAAGCTAAAGGCCCTGGTAGACAAGTGGCCTGATTTTACAACAGTGGTTACCCGCCCTCAGGAAGAG GAAATGGCAGATGATTTTGATCACTATACCAATACCTACCAAATCTATTCTAAGAATCCCCAAAACTGTCAAGAATTCCTTGGTGCATCAAGTGTCATCAACTGGAAACAACATTTGCAGATCCAAA GTACCCAGTCCAGCCTGAACGAAGTGATACAGAACCTTGCAGCTGCTAACCTGGTCAAGGTCAACCAACAACAAGGCATTGTGTATACAATGCCCGAGAGAGCACGTAAACTGCTCCCTTCTTTGCTGGAGGCAAAGAACTTACCTCTTGAATCTGGCAGAGCCAAGACCAT CAACCAAGAGATGTTTAAACTCTCCTCCCTGGATGTTACCCACGCTGCCTTGGTGAATAAATTCTGGTATTTCGGGGGCAACGAGAGGAGCCAGAGATTCATCGAACGCTGCATCCAAACCTTCCCCACCTTCTGCCTGCTGGGGCCCGAGGGGACCCTTGTGTCCTGGAGCCTGATGGACCAGACAGGCGAGATACGGATGGGGGGTACTGTGCCTGAGCACCGGGCCAGGGGTCTCGTCTCCTATCTCATGGATATTCACATCCGTGCTCTGGACAAACTTGACTATCCTACCTATTACCATACGTTTACAAGCAACAAACCCGTACAGAAAATGAGTCACAGCCTGGGTCATATCTGCATGCCCTGTGACTGGAACCAGTGGCACTGCGTGCCTCTGTGA